The following nucleotide sequence is from Thermodesulfobacteriota bacterium.
TCACCTCCCCCAGGGTGGCGAGGTACGCGCCGAGCTCTTCCTTGATCCCGGTCTCCTCCAGGAAGAGCTCGTTGGCGTGCAGCGTCAGGGCAAAGCCCGGGCTCACCCGGATCCCCGCCTTCATCATCTCGCCGAGGTTGGCGTTCTTCTTCCCCACCAGGGGGAAATCGCCCCCAACGAGCTCTTCGTACCAGAAGGAGATCCTCGTCTGCCGATCAGCGTCAGCCATGGCGGTTCCTTGGTCTGGTTGCGTGCACACGGTGTCCTCCGGGTCCGGGATGCGTGCAGTGCCGGCTCAGGCCGCGCGCTCCACGATGGTCACGGAGCCCTGGTCCCCGTCGATGCGGATCAGATCGCCGTTTTTGATGACCGAGGTGCCCCGGCCCGTGCCCACCACCGTAGGCAGGCCGTACTCACGGCACACGATGGCGGCGTGGCACATGGCGCCGCCCACGTCGGTGACGCAGCCGGCGATCTTGGTGAAGGCGGGCGCCCAGCTCGGCGAGGTGGTGGTGGCCACCAGGATCTCGCCCTCCTGCAAGAGCGCCAGGTCCTTCACGTCGCGGATCACCCGCGCCCGGCCCTCCACGATGCCCGAGGAACCCGGGGAGCCCGCGAGCTCTTCGCCCGAAGCGCCGGTAGCGGCCTCCACCCCCTTGAGCCAGTTCTTGAGCACGTTGGTGGTTACGCCCCAGAGCACGATGCTGAAGGGCTCGGTGACGGTGTCGGGGGGCGTGCCCAGCGCCGGCGGAGGCGTCCACTCCTGGAACTTCTTCATCACGCCCCGGCGCCACTCGATCTCCTTGGGCCAGTAGGAGGGGCCCCGGGCCCGGGTGCCCGTGGCCCAGCTCGTCACGTGGTCCCAGAGGGCGTCGCGGATCTCGCCCCGCTTGAGGTACCAGATGTCCTCCCGGTCCTTCAGGAACCCCGCCCCCACCAGGATGTCGGCCACCTGGCGCACCTTGTTCCAGAAGATGCTGTGGAACCAGTGCTCCACGTAGAAGAGGTGATCCTCCACGTAGGGGAAGACCCGCTGGGACACCGCGAGCCCCTGGTCGAAGGCCTGCCGGTCTTCGTCGGAGGAGATGAGGTCTCGGTACTCCTGGATGAGGCGCTCGCGCTCCTCGATGAGCTTCTGCGTGGGCCGCCCCACGGGCTTGCCCGCCTTGAGGGCGTCGATGTGCATGCGGATCGACGCAAACGGGATGTTGAGGTCGTCGTTCCAGGACTTGTGGTGGTGGTACCAGCCGGTGCCCGTGGAGATGTAGAACCAGGGGTAGCGGGCCTTCTCCAGCTCGTCGAGCCAGTACTTGCCCTCGTTGGTCTTGGCGAGCTCGGCCATGGCGGCCGCGGCGTCGTGCTGCTGGAGGAGCACGCCGTCCACCCGGGTCTCGATGGCGAGCTTCGCCAGCCGGATGAGCTCCGAGTCGGGCTTGTACATCACCACGTCGATGCCCGACACCATCTTCGTGAGGGTGGAGATGGGGATGTCGGGGAAGATCTGGTTGGCCGTGTTGATGAAGGTCACGTAGGCGGCATAGCCGAGGTTGAGGAACTCGAAGTGGTACTGCCAGATCATGAGCCCCTTGTGGATGAGGTCGTCGTACTGGGTCAGCAGGTGGTAGCCGCTGCCGATCCCCTTGTTCTCGAAGACGATGCTCTCGTCCTCCACTTCGGGGAGCGGACGGAAGCTCACCTCGTCGAGCTCGCCCAGGAGCTTCACGACCTTCACCTTCCAGTCCTCGTAGAGCCGGTCCCAGTTCTCGTAGTAGTACCCCGCGCGCTTGAGGAACGTGGGCACCCGGCGGCCCACCTCCTCGGGATCGGGGACCCCCACGGGGGTGATGTACACATGGCCGTTGACGATGCGGTGGTCGATGCCGAGCGCCGGCGGCACGAGGAAGGTGCGGGTGTTGTTCTGGGAAAGGGCCAGGAACCACGCCTCGTCCCAGATCAGGTCGAAGGGGTAGTGGGGCTCGGGGTAGTGGAGCCCGTCGTAGAACCAGAGCTGACTGCTCTCGAACTCGGCCCGCGCCGGGTCGTCCGTGGTGAACTGGTAGTGGTACGGGTACATCCGTTCCCAGCCCTCGGTTCCGGGGATCGTCGGGACGTCGTGGGGATCGAGGAACTTGGTGCTCATGGGGTGCCTCCTCGCGTCGGGTTGCGAAACGGGGGTCCAGGTCTCGGCCTACAGGCGAAACCAGCGCGGCTCGTCGAACCGCTCGGTGGTGCGCAGGATGCGGCTCTTGTAGTTGCGGACGTAGTCGCGGCACAGGGTGTAGGTCACCTCCCGGAAGGAGGGGTTGCCGAGCAGGCGGCCGATGTCGACGGAATCCCGGAAGGTGAGCTCGAGGATGGCCTCGCTGAAGCCCCCGATGAGGACGTTCCAACCCTGGGTGACCTCCACGTAGTCCAGGGCCTCCAGGGCAGGCAGGTACTCGGAGCGCAGGAAGCCCTCGTACTCCTCCCGCCGCTCCGGGGCGACGTCGTAATACAGGTTGTACTTCCACACGCCCTTCTGGATGGCGTAGTCGCCTTTCCCCCGGAGGAGGGCCGGCTCCAGGATTTTGCTGGAGTAGTTGACGACATAGTCCCTGAGGGCGCGCTTCAAGGCCCCGAAGCGCGGGTCGGACATGGCGGCGGTGAGAGCGGACAAGGACGGGGCGCTCTTGACGGAGATCACCTTGGGGCCGATCCCCACCGCCACGTAGTACCCTCCCACCGATTGCAGACCCAGCCGGTCGCACTCGGGGATGAAGGAACGGGTGACGAACTGCGCGTAGGCATCTTCCTGTCCGCGAATCACGTCCCAGTCCTGGGTGAAGAGAAGCGACATGGAGGTCCTCCCTTGCTCGGGTGTGGCGCGGTACGGGGAAAGGCCTACCGTACGGCACAAAACCTGTTTGTAATCGTGGAACCACAGGACGCGCTTCCGGAGGAGACGGGTCCCTGCGCACCCGCAAAGAGTCCTTCGCAAGCCGCGTGCCAAGGCATGCCGGAAGGCTATTTTCGCAAAACAGCGTTCCAGCAATGCGCCAAGGACAGACAACGATGCGGCAGCAGTGTCGCATTTTGCGGCCCGCCCCGCCGCACAAGGCGTGGCGCCGGGAAGAAACGATGCGTCAGGTGTGACGTATCGGGCGGGCAGCGGCGACGGAGGACCCAACAGACCGGGGCGGGGACCTCCTGAGCACCGGCGAAAAGCGCCGCGGAGCCGCGTTCCGTGGGTCTCGAGGGGGGCCGCCCCTGAGGCACGGTTGTTGCTGGGATTCGTTGTTGCTGGGATTCGGAGACATGGATGACCCCGGGGGCTCGCCGGTGCGCGAGCCGCCCCGGCCGAACGGGAGCACGAGGAGGCCCGATGCAGCTCGACGCGCGCGAATACTGGAACCCGATGCTGGAGACCCTGGACCCGGAGGCGACCCGGGCCCTCCAGCTGCGCAAATTTCGCCGGGTGGTTTCTTGGGTGTACGAGAAGAGCCGCCTCTACCGCCGCAAGTACGAGGCGGCGGGGATCCGGCCCGAGGACATCCGCACCTGGGAGGACGTGGCGCGGGTGCCCCTGAGTGCGAAGGACGACTACCGGTGCCAGGGGATCGACCCCTTCCCCTATGGGGATACCCTGTGCGTGCCCCTGGAGGAGGTCACGGAGTTTCGCCAGACCAGCGGGACGACCGGGACCCCGGTCTACCAGCCCGATACCTGGGCGGACTGGGAGTGGTGGAGCGAGTGCTGGGCCACCATCCTGTGGGCCCAGGGATTTCGGCCCTCGGACCGGGTGTTCATCCCCTTCGGCTACAACATCTTCGTGGCCTACTGGGCGGGCCACTACGCGGCGGAGAAGATCGGCTGCGAGGTGGTGCCGGGGGGGATCCTGGGTACCCGGGAACGTCTGATGAAGATGAAGGAGCTTCGCACCACCGCCTTCATGGCCACCCCCACCTACGTCCTCGGCATGGCCGAGAGCGCCCGCAAGGAGCTCGGCGCCGACCCGCGGGAGTGGGGCATCCAAAAGATCCTCTGCGCCGGGGAGCCGGGGGCGCTGGTCCCCAGCACCAAGCGGCGCATGGAGGAGGCCTGGGGCTGCCCTGTGTGCGACCACGTGGGGGCCACCGAGGTGGGGGCGTGGTCCTTCGAGTGCCGCCACCGGCCCGCGGGGCTCCACGTCAACGAGGCCATGTTCCTGGTGGAGCTCCTGGAGCTCGACTCCGACACCGAGGTCACCCGGCCCGGGGTGCCCGGGCGCATCGTCATCACCTCCTTCGACCGGCAGGCCCAGCCCTGCGTGCGCTTCGACACCAAGGACGTCTCCATGTGGGCCGACCGGACCTGCGGCTGCGGGCGCACCTGGCGGATCCTGGATCAGGGAGTCCACGGCCGCGTGGACCACATCACCAAGGTCAAGGGAGTGCTCTTCTCCCCCATCGCCGCGGAGGAGGCGGTGCGGTCCTTCCCGGAGCTCGAAGGCGAGTTCGAGATCGAGGTGGAGAAGCGCGGCGACCTCGACCACATCCGGCTCAAGGTGGAGATGCCGCCGGCCGCCTCCCAGGGGCAGCGCGAAGAGCTCCTGACGCGGCTGGGCAGCGCCCTTCGGGTGAAGACCCAGCTCAACTTCGAGCTCGTGCCGGTGGAACTCGGCAGCCTCCCGCGCTACGCGCTGAAGGCGAAGCGGTTCCATGACCGGAGAAAGGAGGCGTAACGGTGTCACAGGAGAGCGCGGCGGCCCGGATCGCCAAGGCACTGGAGGCCTTGGCTCAGGACCTGGACGAGCTGCACGCCGCGGGCGCGCAGGTGCCGGCGGTGGAGCGCAACACCATGCGGCTTCGGGGAACCCTGCGGGCCCTCCAGATCCAGTTCGAAGACCTGGTGCGCGTGCAGAGCGGCGAGGGTCTCTGACGCGTGTCCCCACCCCCCACCCGCCACCCATGAGAGGAAAGGAGTACGGCATGTCGCGAGCTGCTCGAAGGTTGCCCCCCTGGGGCCGGGTCCTGCCCCTGGCCCTCCTGCTCCTGGCCCTCGGTACCCCCTCCTGGGCCAACCTGCCCCTGGCGGGCCAGCACTACCCCAACGGCGTGGAGGACTTCGTGGTCGGAGCCCTGCCCCCCCCGGGGACGTACCTCAAGAACTACTTCGGGCTGATCCAGAAGGACCGGCTCATGGACGACAAGGGCAGAAACACCGGTCTCGACTTCGAGGCGGACGTTACCGTGGTGGTCCCTCGTTTCATCTGGGTGAGCCCCTACACGATTCTCGGTGCCTCGTGGGGCATGCAGGCGTTCTTCCCACTCTACTGGGCCGACGTGCGCGCCCCGGCCCTGGGCATCGACCACCGCCAGTCGGGCCTCGGGGACATCATCGTGAACCCCTTCATCCTCGGGTGGCACTTCAGCCCCAACTTCCACATGGTCGCCACCGTGGATGTCTGGGTCCCCTCGGGGAACTACAAGAGCGACGACCCGGCCTCCCAGATCCTCAACAAGAACCACTGGACCTTCGAGCCCGTGGTGGCGGTCAGCTACCTGCACAGCGGCTTCGACTTCTCCGCCAAGCTCATGTACGACTTCAACACGAAGAACGACGACTACAACCTGATCGGTGTCGGCAAGGGGGAGCTCGAGCCCGGCCAGGAGTTCCACTTCGACTGGGCCGTGAGCTACGCGCACAAGGAGGGCTTGCGGTACGGCCTGTCGGGCTACTCGTACTGGCAGACCACCAAGGACGAATTCGAGGCCGACGGCGGAGGGCCGACGATCAAGGGCGACCGGGGCCAGGTCCACGCCCTCGGCCCCACCGTGAA
It contains:
- a CDS encoding PEP/pyruvate-binding domain-containing protein encodes the protein MADADRQTRISFWYEELVGGDFPLVGKKNANLGEMMKAGIRVSPGFALTLHANELFLEETGIKEELGAYLATLGEV
- a CDS encoding transporter encodes the protein MSRAARRLPPWGRVLPLALLLLALGTPSWANLPLAGQHYPNGVEDFVVGALPPPGTYLKNYFGLIQKDRLMDDKGRNTGLDFEADVTVVVPRFIWVSPYTILGASWGMQAFFPLYWADVRAPALGIDHRQSGLGDIIVNPFILGWHFSPNFHMVATVDVWVPSGNYKSDDPASQILNKNHWTFEPVVAVSYLHSGFDFSAKLMYDFNTKNDDYNLIGVGKGELEPGQEFHFDWAVSYAHKEGLRYGLSGYSYWQTTKDEFEADGGGPTIKGDRGQVHALGPTVKYWPDQGRFSAVLKHHWEFGAKNLPEGQATWLNVVWAF
- a CDS encoding AMP-binding protein; translated protein: MQLDAREYWNPMLETLDPEATRALQLRKFRRVVSWVYEKSRLYRRKYEAAGIRPEDIRTWEDVARVPLSAKDDYRCQGIDPFPYGDTLCVPLEEVTEFRQTSGTTGTPVYQPDTWADWEWWSECWATILWAQGFRPSDRVFIPFGYNIFVAYWAGHYAAEKIGCEVVPGGILGTRERLMKMKELRTTAFMATPTYVLGMAESARKELGADPREWGIQKILCAGEPGALVPSTKRRMEEAWGCPVCDHVGATEVGAWSFECRHRPAGLHVNEAMFLVELLELDSDTEVTRPGVPGRIVITSFDRQAQPCVRFDTKDVSMWADRTCGCGRTWRILDQGVHGRVDHITKVKGVLFSPIAAEEAVRSFPELEGEFEIEVEKRGDLDHIRLKVEMPPAASQGQREELLTRLGSALRVKTQLNFELVPVELGSLPRYALKAKRFHDRRKEA
- a CDS encoding PEP-utilizing enzyme; the encoded protein is MSTKFLDPHDVPTIPGTEGWERMYPYHYQFTTDDPARAEFESSQLWFYDGLHYPEPHYPFDLIWDEAWFLALSQNNTRTFLVPPALGIDHRIVNGHVYITPVGVPDPEEVGRRVPTFLKRAGYYYENWDRLYEDWKVKVVKLLGELDEVSFRPLPEVEDESIVFENKGIGSGYHLLTQYDDLIHKGLMIWQYHFEFLNLGYAAYVTFINTANQIFPDIPISTLTKMVSGIDVVMYKPDSELIRLAKLAIETRVDGVLLQQHDAAAAMAELAKTNEGKYWLDELEKARYPWFYISTGTGWYHHHKSWNDDLNIPFASIRMHIDALKAGKPVGRPTQKLIEERERLIQEYRDLISSDEDRQAFDQGLAVSQRVFPYVEDHLFYVEHWFHSIFWNKVRQVADILVGAGFLKDREDIWYLKRGEIRDALWDHVTSWATGTRARGPSYWPKEIEWRRGVMKKFQEWTPPPALGTPPDTVTEPFSIVLWGVTTNVLKNWLKGVEAATGASGEELAGSPGSSGIVEGRARVIRDVKDLALLQEGEILVATTTSPSWAPAFTKIAGCVTDVGGAMCHAAIVCREYGLPTVVGTGRGTSVIKNGDLIRIDGDQGSVTIVERAA